The following coding sequences are from one Devosia neptuniae window:
- a CDS encoding monovalent cation:proton antiporter-2 (CPA2) family protein: MVAGEAVGHAAEAASHGIDLLPVVALLAAGVIAVPLFKRLGLGSVLGYLAAGLLLGPSGLEVINDPASVLHLAELGVVMFLFIIGLEMEPSRLWSLRKQILGLGVIQVAVCGLLLTGVGILLGFAPAVAFVFGMGFVLTSTAIVMQILGERGELSSDSGQRMVSILLLEDLAIVPLLAVVAILAPTGGEETLVSRLTGIAIALGAIGLLIFLGRRIMNPFFSLLASTKLREVMTAAALLVVLGAALLFQVSGLSMAMGAFLAGVLLSTSTFRHQLEADVEPFRGILLGLFFLAVGMSLDLAIVLQNWGIIAISVAAYMLVKAGAIYAIARALKSSHGEALERAVLMGQGGEFAFVLYTTAATAGLIDGPTNAIFTATVIISMVLTPFFIIGLRYVLPKEETQSMEGVEKADGLSGKILIIGFGRFGQIASQPLLAMHHSVSIIDNDTEMVRVAAQIGFKVYYGDGTRLDILHAAGAGTADVILICTDKKEQTTRIAELLRDEFPLVRVMARAFDRGHAMELIKVGVEYQLREMFESALTFGGDVIKMLGASEEEAAEVVEGVRDRDRQRFEMQLAGADQLEGSRLLLSNARDQAREGGVVLSEEAVEDTIAKSTQPAS, translated from the coding sequence ATGGTGGCAGGCGAAGCGGTTGGACACGCGGCAGAAGCCGCATCGCATGGCATCGATCTGTTGCCGGTCGTGGCGCTGCTGGCCGCCGGGGTGATTGCCGTGCCGCTGTTCAAGCGGCTGGGACTGGGCTCGGTGCTGGGCTATCTGGCGGCCGGGCTGCTGCTGGGGCCATCGGGTCTTGAAGTCATCAACGATCCGGCGTCGGTGCTGCATCTGGCCGAATTGGGCGTGGTGATGTTCCTGTTCATCATCGGGCTTGAAATGGAGCCATCGCGGCTGTGGTCGCTGCGTAAGCAGATCCTTGGGCTCGGCGTCATTCAGGTGGCGGTTTGCGGGCTGCTGCTGACCGGGGTCGGCATCCTGCTTGGTTTCGCGCCTGCCGTGGCCTTCGTCTTCGGCATGGGTTTCGTGCTGACTTCGACCGCCATCGTCATGCAGATTCTGGGCGAGCGGGGCGAGCTGTCGAGCGATAGCGGGCAGCGCATGGTGTCCATCCTGTTGCTCGAAGACCTCGCCATCGTGCCGCTTTTGGCGGTGGTCGCCATTCTGGCGCCGACCGGCGGGGAAGAAACGCTGGTGAGCCGGTTGACCGGCATTGCCATCGCGCTGGGCGCCATCGGCCTGCTGATTTTCCTCGGGCGCCGCATCATGAATCCGTTCTTTTCGCTCTTGGCTTCGACCAAGCTGCGCGAGGTGATGACCGCGGCGGCTTTGCTGGTGGTGCTGGGGGCGGCCTTGCTGTTCCAGGTCAGCGGGCTCTCCATGGCCATGGGGGCGTTCCTCGCCGGGGTGCTGCTATCGACCTCGACCTTCCGGCACCAGCTCGAGGCGGATGTCGAGCCGTTCCGCGGCATCCTGCTGGGGCTGTTTTTCCTTGCCGTCGGCATGTCGCTCGATCTGGCGATCGTGCTGCAGAACTGGGGCATTATCGCCATCAGCGTGGCGGCCTATATGCTGGTCAAGGCGGGGGCGATCTATGCCATCGCGCGCGCCCTCAAGTCGAGCCATGGCGAGGCGCTGGAGCGTGCGGTGCTGATGGGGCAGGGCGGCGAATTCGCCTTTGTGCTCTATACCACTGCCGCGACCGCCGGGCTGATCGACGGGCCGACCAATGCGATCTTTACCGCCACCGTCATCATCTCGATGGTGCTGACGCCGTTCTTCATCATCGGGCTGCGCTATGTGCTGCCCAAGGAAGAGACGCAGTCGATGGAGGGCGTGGAAAAGGCCGATGGCCTGTCGGGCAAAATCCTCATTATCGGCTTCGGGCGCTTTGGGCAGATTGCCAGCCAGCCGCTGCTGGCCATGCACCATTCGGTGTCGATCATCGACAACGACACCGAGATGGTGCGGGTCGCCGCGCAGATCGGCTTCAAGGTCTATTATGGCGATGGCACGCGGCTCGATATACTGCATGCGGCGGGCGCCGGCACGGCCGACGTGATCCTGATCTGCACCGACAAGAAGGAGCAGACCACCCGTATCGCCGAATTGCTGCGCGATGAATTTCCGCTGGTGCGGGTGATGGCGCGGGCGTTCGATCGTGGCCATGCCATGGAACTGATCAAGGTGGGGGTGGAATATCAGCTGCGCGAGATGTTCGAATCCGCGCTGACCTTTGGCGGCGACGTGATCAAGATGTTGGGCGCAAGCGAAGAAGAAGCCGCCGAAGTGGTGGAAGGCGTGCGCGATCGCGACCGGCAGCGCTTCGAAATGCAATTGGCGGGCGCCGATCAACTGGAGGGCAGCCGCCTGCTGCTCAGCAATGCGCGCGACCAGGCTCGCGAAGGCGGGGTAGTGTTGTCGGAGGAGGCCGTGGAGGACACTATCGCCAAGAGCACCCAGCCTGCGTCCTAG
- a CDS encoding glycogen/starch/alpha-glucan phosphorylase, translated as MPQKPIVYDAPTPERPAATVEAIQGEILERLIYSVGKDPIVARPHDWLAATILAVRDRVMDLWMESSRETWRTSNKRVYYLSLEFLIGRLMRDAMSNVGLMEPVQEALKNLNVDLGDLINLEPDAALGNGGLGRLAACFLESMSSVKIPAYGYGIRYVHGLFRQEMSEGWQVELPEEWLAHGNPWEFERRESAYEIGFGGHVEPVTDPDGSVRQEWRPNDHLLAVAFDTPIVGWRGARVNTLRLWSAQPIDPILLDKFNSGDHIGALEESARAEAITRVLYPADSTAAGQELRLRQEFFFSSASLQDIVRRHLQQYGDLGSLPDKVAIQLNDTHPSISIAELMRILIDDNGLKWADAWKLTRGTFGYTNHTLLPEALESWPVALLERLLPRHMQIIYQINADVLAEARQRAKFNDAQIANVSLIDEAGGRRVRMGQLAFVGSHSINGVSALHTELMKQTVFSDLHKLYPDRINNKTNGITPRRWLMQCNPALTKLIGERIGTGFLDDIDLLQGLKAHAEDPGFQAQFAAVKTANKQRLAKLIKDRMGITVSSDALFDVQIKRIHEYKRQLLNIIQAVAAYDEIRAHPEREYVPRVKIFAGKAAPGYWNAKLIIKLINDVAKVINHDPAVRGLLKVVFLPNYNVSLAEVIVPAADLSEQISTAGMEASGTGNMKFMANGAITIGTMDGANVEMHKEVGADNIVIFGLSTEEVNEKRAKGDVPKDAIEASPRLKEALESISSGVFSPDDPNRYRDLIGGLYDHDWFMVARDFDAYVAAQAEVDALWNDKRHWNAVAIRNTASVGFFSSDRTIRQYAKDIWGVGATPA; from the coding sequence ATGCCGCAAAAGCCAATCGTTTACGACGCGCCTACCCCCGAACGCCCTGCAGCAACAGTTGAGGCTATCCAGGGCGAGATCCTCGAAAGACTGATCTATTCTGTCGGCAAGGACCCGATTGTTGCGCGGCCACATGATTGGCTGGCGGCAACTATTCTGGCGGTGCGCGACCGGGTGATGGACCTCTGGATGGAGTCCTCGCGCGAGACGTGGCGGACCTCCAACAAGCGGGTGTATTATCTCAGCCTCGAGTTCCTGATCGGCCGGCTCATGCGCGATGCCATGAGCAATGTCGGGCTGATGGAGCCGGTGCAGGAAGCGCTCAAGAACCTCAATGTCGATCTGGGCGACCTGATCAATCTCGAGCCCGATGCGGCGCTTGGTAATGGCGGGCTGGGGCGGCTGGCGGCGTGTTTCCTCGAATCCATGTCGTCGGTAAAAATCCCGGCCTATGGCTATGGCATCCGCTATGTGCATGGCCTGTTCCGCCAGGAAATGAGCGAAGGCTGGCAGGTGGAACTGCCCGAGGAATGGCTGGCGCACGGCAATCCCTGGGAATTCGAGCGCCGCGAAAGCGCTTATGAGATCGGTTTTGGCGGCCATGTCGAGCCGGTGACCGATCCCGATGGCAGCGTGCGCCAGGAATGGCGGCCCAATGACCATCTGCTGGCGGTGGCTTTTGACACCCCCATTGTGGGCTGGCGCGGGGCGCGGGTGAATACGCTGCGGCTGTGGAGCGCGCAGCCGATCGATCCCATCCTGCTCGACAAGTTCAATTCGGGCGACCATATCGGCGCGCTGGAAGAAAGCGCGCGGGCTGAAGCGATTACGCGGGTGCTTTACCCTGCAGATTCAACGGCGGCCGGCCAGGAATTGCGGCTGCGCCAGGAGTTTTTCTTCTCTTCGGCCTCGCTGCAGGACATCGTGCGGCGGCATCTGCAGCAATATGGCGATCTGGGCTCGCTGCCCGACAAGGTGGCCATCCAGCTCAATGACACGCATCCCTCGATCTCGATTGCCGAGCTGATGCGCATCCTGATCGACGACAATGGGCTCAAATGGGCCGATGCCTGGAAGCTGACGCGCGGCACGTTTGGCTATACCAACCACACGCTGTTGCCCGAGGCGCTGGAAAGCTGGCCGGTGGCGCTGCTGGAGCGGCTGCTGCCGCGCCATATGCAGATCATCTACCAGATCAATGCCGATGTGCTGGCCGAGGCGCGGCAGCGCGCCAAGTTCAATGATGCGCAGATCGCCAATGTATCGCTGATCGACGAAGCCGGCGGCCGCCGCGTGCGCATGGGGCAATTGGCCTTTGTGGGCTCGCATTCGATCAATGGTGTGTCGGCGCTGCATACCGAATTGATGAAGCAGACGGTGTTTTCCGACCTGCACAAGCTCTATCCCGACCGCATCAACAACAAGACCAATGGCATTACGCCGCGACGCTGGCTGATGCAGTGCAATCCGGCGCTGACCAAGCTGATCGGCGAGCGGATCGGTACGGGGTTTCTCGACGATATCGACCTGCTGCAGGGCCTCAAGGCACATGCCGAGGACCCTGGATTTCAGGCGCAATTTGCTGCCGTCAAAACTGCCAACAAGCAGCGCCTGGCCAAGCTGATCAAGGACCGGATGGGCATCACTGTGTCGTCGGACGCGCTGTTCGACGTGCAGATCAAGCGCATCCACGAATATAAGCGCCAGCTGCTCAATATCATTCAAGCCGTTGCCGCCTATGACGAAATTCGTGCGCATCCGGAACGGGAATACGTTCCGCGCGTTAAGATTTTCGCAGGCAAGGCGGCTCCGGGCTATTGGAACGCCAAGCTCATCATCAAGCTGATCAATGATGTCGCCAAGGTCATCAATCACGATCCAGCGGTGCGTGGCCTGCTCAAGGTGGTGTTCCTGCCCAATTACAATGTGAGCCTGGCCGAAGTGATCGTTCCTGCCGCTGATTTGTCCGAACAGATTTCGACCGCGGGCATGGAAGCGTCGGGCACGGGCAATATGAAATTCATGGCCAATGGCGCCATCACCATCGGGACGATGGACGGGGCCAATGTGGAAATGCACAAAGAAGTGGGGGCCGACAATATCGTTATTTTCGGGCTCTCCACCGAAGAGGTGAATGAGAAGCGGGCCAAGGGCGACGTGCCCAAGGACGCTATCGAAGCCTCGCCACGGCTCAAGGAAGCACTGGAATCGATCTCATCGGGCGTGTTCTCGCCCGATGATCCGAACCGCTATCGCGATCTGATCGGCGGGCTTTATGACCATGACTGGTTCATGGTGGCGCGCGATTTCGATGCCTATGTTGCGGCCCAGGCCGAGGTGGATGCGCTGTGGAACGACAAGCGGCACTGGAACGCCGTGGCTATCCGCAACACGGCGAGCGTGGGGTTCTTCTCCTCGGATCGCACGATACGGCAATATGCGAAGGATATTTGGGGCGTCGGGGCGACGCCGGCATGA
- the glgB gene encoding 1,4-alpha-glucan branching protein GlgB, with translation MTKEIWQADTRDVDAIVNGRHSNPFAFLGLQEVAGNWVLRAFIPHAEMVTAFTLDGTELGHLFPRHPSGFFEGKVTVDRRQPIRYRAKNAGGEWDVYDPYSFGPVLGPMDDYYIGEGSHLRLFDKLGAHEMEFEGIHGTHFAVWAPNAQRVSVVGPFNEWDGRRNPMRNRFETGIWEVFVPILGTGTLYKFEIVGPDGVVLPLKADPFARQSELRPRTASVVPDPTPFTWTDAKYIEERATRDWRRTPMSIYEVHLGSWRRRPDGGFLTYDQLAEQLVPYAADMGYTHIELLPISEHPFDPSWGYQPTGLYAPTARFGDPAAFARFVNAAHEAGLGIILDWVPAHFPTDAHGLAHFDGTALYEHADPRQGYHPDWNTAIYNFGRKEVVSFLVNNALYWLEKFHIDGLRVDAVASMLYLDYSRKPGQWVPNQHGGNENLEAVEFLRRVNTEAYRLHPGTFMIAEESTAWPGVSQPVHTGGLGFGFKWNMGFMNDTLRFMSREPVHRKFHHNDMTFGAVYAFSENFVLPLSHDEVVHGKGSLLEKMPGDDWQQFANLRAYYAFMWGHPGKKLLFMGQEFAQREEWADGKSLDWYLLEAGMHEGTRRLIADLNLAYRQLPALHERDCEPDGFEWVIGNDHANSVLAWLRKAPGADPVLVISNFTPVPRNGYKVPMPLVGKWIERINTDAGWYSGSNTGNQGAVEAYAVEGRHWPAEAELYLPPLSTLFLKFEPE, from the coding sequence GTGACCAAGGAAATCTGGCAAGCCGACACCAGGGACGTCGACGCAATCGTCAATGGCCGCCATTCCAACCCCTTCGCCTTTCTGGGGCTGCAGGAGGTGGCGGGCAATTGGGTGCTGCGCGCGTTCATTCCCCATGCCGAAATGGTGACGGCCTTTACGCTGGATGGTACCGAGCTGGGGCATTTGTTCCCACGTCATCCGAGCGGGTTTTTTGAAGGCAAGGTGACGGTGGACCGCCGCCAGCCGATCCGCTATCGCGCCAAGAATGCCGGTGGCGAATGGGATGTCTATGATCCCTATTCCTTTGGTCCCGTGCTGGGGCCGATGGACGATTACTATATCGGGGAGGGCAGCCATCTCAGGCTGTTCGACAAGCTGGGGGCCCACGAAATGGAATTCGAGGGCATCCACGGCACGCATTTTGCGGTCTGGGCGCCGAACGCCCAGCGCGTCAGCGTGGTTGGCCCGTTCAACGAATGGGACGGGCGGCGCAATCCGATGCGCAATCGTTTCGAGACCGGTATCTGGGAAGTGTTCGTGCCGATCCTGGGCACGGGTACGCTCTATAAATTCGAGATCGTTGGGCCCGACGGGGTGGTGTTGCCGCTCAAGGCCGATCCCTTTGCGCGTCAATCCGAATTGCGGCCGCGCACGGCTTCGGTCGTGCCCGATCCCACCCCGTTCACGTGGACGGATGCCAAATATATCGAGGAACGCGCGACTCGCGATTGGCGGCGGACGCCGATGTCGATCTATGAGGTGCATCTGGGCAGCTGGCGGCGCCGGCCCGATGGCGGCTTCCTGACCTATGATCAGTTGGCCGAGCAGCTCGTGCCCTATGCTGCCGACATGGGCTACACCCATATCGAGCTGCTGCCGATCAGCGAGCATCCGTTCGATCCGAGCTGGGGTTATCAGCCCACGGGGCTCTATGCGCCCACGGCACGCTTTGGCGATCCGGCGGCGTTTGCCCGCTTCGTCAATGCGGCGCATGAGGCGGGGCTGGGCATAATCCTCGATTGGGTGCCGGCACATTTCCCGACCGATGCGCATGGGCTGGCCCATTTCGATGGCACGGCTCTCTATGAGCATGCCGATCCGCGGCAGGGTTATCACCCTGACTGGAACACCGCGATCTATAATTTCGGGCGCAAGGAAGTGGTGAGCTTCCTCGTCAACAACGCGCTCTATTGGCTGGAAAAATTCCATATCGATGGGTTGCGCGTCGATGCAGTCGCCTCGATGCTCTATCTCGATTATTCGCGCAAACCCGGCCAATGGGTGCCCAACCAGCACGGCGGCAATGAGAATCTGGAAGCCGTCGAATTCCTGCGCCGGGTGAATACGGAAGCCTATCGGCTGCATCCGGGCACATTCATGATTGCCGAAGAATCTACCGCCTGGCCGGGCGTTAGTCAGCCGGTCCATACGGGCGGGCTGGGCTTTGGCTTCAAGTGGAATATGGGCTTCATGAACGACACGCTGCGCTTCATGAGCCGCGAGCCGGTGCATCGCAAATTCCACCACAACGACATGACCTTTGGCGCTGTCTATGCCTTTTCGGAAAATTTCGTGCTGCCGCTGAGCCATGACGAAGTGGTGCATGGCAAGGGCTCGCTGCTGGAGAAAATGCCCGGCGATGACTGGCAGCAATTTGCTAATCTGCGTGCCTATTACGCTTTCATGTGGGGGCATCCCGGCAAGAAACTGCTGTTCATGGGCCAGGAATTCGCCCAGCGCGAGGAATGGGCGGATGGCAAATCGCTCGATTGGTACCTGCTTGAAGCGGGCATGCATGAGGGCACGCGCCGGCTGATTGCCGACCTGAACCTGGCCTATCGCCAATTGCCCGCTTTGCATGAGCGCGATTGCGAGCCGGACGGTTTTGAATGGGTGATCGGCAATGACCATGCCAATTCGGTGCTGGCCTGGCTGCGCAAGGCGCCGGGGGCCGATCCGGTTCTGGTCATCTCCAATTTCACGCCAGTGCCACGCAACGGGTACAAAGTGCCTATGCCGCTGGTCGGCAAGTGGATTGAGCGCATCAATACCGATGCCGGTTGGTATTCGGGATCCAACACGGGCAACCAGGGTGCCGTGGAGGCCTATGCCGTTGAGGGGCGGCATTGGCCGGCGGAGGCAGAGCTATACCTGCCCCCGTTATCGACGCTGTTCTTGAAATTCGAGCCCGAATGA